A stretch of the Lactuca sativa cultivar Salinas chromosome 9, Lsat_Salinas_v11, whole genome shotgun sequence genome encodes the following:
- the LOC111885207 gene encoding aspartate carbamoyltransferase 1, chloroplastic-like — protein MNLAYLNLVPSLNLNPFSIATLFYEPSTRTRLSFESAMKCLGGEVLTTENAREFSSAAKGETLEDSIRTVEGYSDIIVMRHFESGAARRAAMTANIPVINDGDGPGQHPSQALLDVYTIEREIANMDGIKVALVGDLANGRTVRSLAYLLAKYNDVKIYFVSPEVVKMKEDIEEYLTLKGVEWEESADLKELASKCDVVYQTRIQKEHFGERSDLYEEAHGKYIIDRDVLGVMQKHAIVMHPLPRLDEITVDVDGDPRAAYFRQAKNGLYIRMALLKLLLVGW, from the exons ATGAATTTGGCTTATTTGAATCTCGTTCCAAGCTTAAACTTAAACCCTTTTAGCATAGCTACTCTCTTTTACGAGCCTTCAACAAGAACCAGGCTTTCATTTGAGTCAGCAATGAAGTGCTTAGGTGGCGAAGTTTTAACAACAGAAAATGCACGCGAATTCTCTTCTGCTGCAAAGGGAGAAACACTTGAAG aTTCTATTAGAACTGTGGAAGGGTATTCGGATATAATTGTAATGAGGCATTTTGAAAGTGGTGCTGCCAGAAGAGCAGCGATGACAGCTAACATTCCTGTTATCAATGATGGGGATGGTCCAGGTCAGCATCCTTCTCAGGCTCTTCTTGATGTGTACACCATTGAAAGAGAGATAGCAAATATGGATGGAATCAAAGTCGCACTTGTTGGGGATCTTGCAAATGGGCGAACAGTTCGCTCTCTTGCATATCTTTTAGCCAAATACAATGATGTCAAGATCTACTTTGTCTCTCCGGAAGTTGTAAAGATGAAG GAGGACATCGAAGAGTACTTAACATTAAAGGGAGTTGAATGGGAAGAAAGTGCTGATTTGAAGGAATTGGCATCGAAATGTGATGTGGTGTATCAGACTCGCATCCAGAAGGAACATTTTGGAGAGAGAAGCGATCTTTATGAGGAAGCTCATGGGAAATACATTATTGATAGAGATGTATTGGGTGTCATGCAGAAACATGCCATTGTCATGCATCCTCTCCCTAGGCTTGATGAG ATAACAGTGGATGTAGATGGGGACCCAAGGGCTGCTTATTTTAGACAAGCTAAAAATGGACTCTACATTAGAATGGCTTTGCTCAAGCTCTTACTTGTCGGTTGGTGA